In Microbacterium sp. ABRD28, the genomic stretch CACCGCCTGCTCGGGCGGCGGCTCTGATTCGGGTTCGGGTGACGCCTCGGGCGACGGCTCCGACGGCGAGCTGACCCCGGTGACGCTCCAGCTGCAGTGGCTGCCGCAGGCGCAGTTCGCCGGCTATTTCGCCGCCGCCGATCAGGGCTTCTTCGAAGAGGAGGGCCTGGAGGTGGAGATCATCCCGTCCGGCGGCGACATCGTGCCGCAGGACGCCCTCGCCGCCGGCGACGTCGACTTCGCCATCGCCTGGGTGCCGAAGGTGCTCGGCTCGATCGAGGCGGGGGCCAACCTCACGAACATCGCCCAGATCTTCCAGCGCTCGGGCACCCTCCAGGTCTCGTGGGCCGATGCGGGCATCGAGTCGGTCGCCGACTTCGAGGGCAAACGGATCGGCTCGTGGGGGTTCGGCAACGAGTGGGAGATCTTCGCGGCGATGGCCGCCGAGGGGCTGGACTCCACGACCGTGGAGATCATCACGCAGGACTTCAACATGAACGCCTTCCTGCAGGGCGACATCGACGCGGCGCAGGCGATGACCTACAACGAGTACGCCCAGCTGCTCGAGACCGTCGACCCCGACACCGGTGAGCTGTACCAGCCCGAGGACTTCTCGGTCATCAGCTACCAGGACACCGTCGGAGCCATGCTGCAGGACGCCATCTGGGCCGACACCGAGCGTCTGGAGTCCGACGAGGCGTACGCCGAGACGGCCGTGGCGTTCCTGAAGGCGGTCATCAAGGGGTGGGCGTACGCGCGCGACAACCCCGAGGAGGCCGCCGACATCACCCTGGCGTCGGGGTCGGGGTGGGGCCCGAGCCACGAGCTGTGGATGATGAACGAGACCAACAAGCTCATCTGGCCCGC encodes the following:
- a CDS encoding ABC transporter substrate-binding protein, translated to MRHSTRRGLAAGAAALTAALVLTACSGGGSDSGSGDASGDGSDGELTPVTLQLQWLPQAQFAGYFAAADQGFFEEEGLEVEIIPSGGDIVPQDALAAGDVDFAIAWVPKVLGSIEAGANLTNIAQIFQRSGTLQVSWADAGIESVADFEGKRIGSWGFGNEWEIFAAMAAEGLDSTTVEIITQDFNMNAFLQGDIDAAQAMTYNEYAQLLETVDPDTGELYQPEDFSVISYQDTVGAMLQDAIWADTERLESDEAYAETAVAFLKAVIKGWAYARDNPEEAADITLASGSGWGPSHELWMMNETNKLIWPAADGIGIIDEAAWAQTVEGALAAVNETGARLITEEPPATAYDNQYIQQALDELEADGVDVFGESFEPIEVELQEGGN